In the Aquimarina spinulae genome, GCTGTTCCTTTTACCGATATATCTAATACCAATAAGCCTTTTTCTGCAACGGCCAATTGCATTAGTGTTGGTTCTCCTACAATGCCAAATGCTACATTCTTAAGATATTTTAATACACTTTTTAATCCTAAAGGACCACTACTCTCTTCTTCTGCAGAAGCAACAATCACAAAATTGTAGTGTAATCCTTCTCTATTGTAGAAATAAGTAAATGTAGCTAGTAAGGCAACCAGGCAACCGCCCGCGTCATTACTTCCCAGGCCAAACAGTTTCCCTTCTTCTACAAAAGCTTTAAAAGGATCATTCGTATAGTTTCCATTTGGTTTTACCGTATCATGATGGGAGTTTAATAAAATAGTAGGTTTAGATTCGTCAAAATACGTATTGTATGCCCATATATTATTATTCTCCCTCTCAAAAGGAATATCATTTTGAATGAACCAATTCTCGATCAATTGCGCTGTTTTTTCCTCTTCTGATGAAAACGATGGCGTTTCTATTAAATGATGTAAAAGCTCAATCGCTTCACGTGTTAGTTTTTCCATTATTAGTTATAGACTTAAAGTCGTATGTTTAGTTGTATTATCCTTTATAAAATCTGCATTAGCAATATGTACTGTGCTTACTTTTTTTTGTAAGGCGTCAAAGCAATTCTGAAGCTTTGGAAGCATTCCTTCTGTGATCACTTCTGCTTCTCTTAATGCTGTATACCTCTCTAAATCAATATGTTCGATTACAGAATCTTTATCTTCTATATTTTCAAGAACACCTTTTAATTCGAAACAATAAAATAACGACACCTCGTAATCAGCACTCATTTCTGAAGCTATTTCTGAAGCTATTGTATCTGCATTCGTATTAAACAATTGCCCTTGACCATCGTGGGTAACGGCGCAAAAAACCGGTGTAATTCCCTGATTTAAAAATGCTTTTATGGTATTGCCATTTACGTTAACAACATCACCAACATATCCATAATCAACAAATTGCACAGGTCTTTTCTTTGCCATAATTACATTGGCATCTGTCCCAGTTAATCCCAGAGCATTACAATGGTGATGCTGTAAACCTGCAACAATGGTTTTATTTAATAACCCTGCATACGTCATTACAACGATATCCAGGTTCTCTGCAGAAGTAATTCTTCGACCATCGATCATCTCGGTCTTTATACCTAACTGAGCTGCAAGTCGAGTAGCAGATTTTCCTCCGCCGTGAACCAAAATCTTTGGGCCTTCTACTTTAGAAAAATCTTCTAAGAAAGAAGTCAATGCTTCTGGATCTTCTATTATATTTCCGCCAATCTTGGCGACCAATAATCTCTTTTTCAAATGTTCTCTCATCACATTAAGATTTTTCAAGTATTTTCTTTAAAACCAATTGTGCAGCATATGTTCTATTATTTGCCTGTTCGATAACAATAGAATTTTTACTATCCAGTACTGCATCATCTACAACTACATTTCTTCGTACAGGTAGGCAATGCATAAATTTTGCATCATTGGTTAGTTTCATTTTTGTATTTGTAATTTTCCAGGAAGGATCATTATCTATGACTTTACCGTATTCTTGATAGGCACTCCAATTTTTGACATACACAAAATCGGCATCTTTTAATGCATTTTCCTGGTTGTAATCAATGGGCACCTGTTTAGTAATCTGACTGGCTAACTCAAATCCCACAGGATGGGTAATTACAAAATCTGCGTCCATACGCTGCATCATCTCTACAAAAGAATTAGCAACTGCCTGTGGTAAGGCTTTTGGATGCGGTGCCCATGATAATACAACCTTTGGCTTGTCTGTTTTTTTATATTCGGAAATTGTTATAGCATCTGTTAACGCTTGTAATGGATGTCTGGTCGCGCTTTCCATATTGATAACTGGTATTGAAGCATAGTTCATAAACCCATGAAGTACTTTCTCGCTGTAGTCATCATCTCTATCTTCTAACTTTGCAAAAGCTCGTACTCCCAATACATCACAATATTGAGAAACTACCTGGGCAGCTTCTTTTACATGTTCAGAATTCCCCTGATCCATTATGGTTCCGTCTCCATACTCGAGCGACCAGCCTTCTCCTGTAAAATTCATAACCATAACATTCATTCCCAGATTTAAGGCTGCTTTCTGGGTGCTCAAACGAGTACGAAGACTTGGATTAAAAAATAACAATCCTATCGTTTTATCTTTACCCAAAGCCATATTAGATAAAGGGGTTTTCTTTATTGCAATTGCTTCCTCTACCCAAACGGGTAAAGAGTCTATATCCTGTATTGAAAAGTAGTTGTTCATTCTTATCTCTTAAATCATTGGTTTTTCTACCAATACACTTTGTAATGCGTTTATAAATTGATCTATCTGCTTTTTCCCAATGGTTAACGGAGGAAGAATTCGCAATAGCTTTTTATTCATTGCTCCTCCTGTAAAAATATGCTCCTCATAGATGAGTCTTTTTCTAAGTTCGCTAACCTCGAAATCAAACTCTAATCCTAACATTAGTCCTTTTCCTTTTACCTTTTGTACTCCGGGAATTTGATGTGCTTTAGATTCAAAATATGCTCCTGTTAATCTTGCATTATCAATAAGGTTTTCGGTTTCAATTACTTCAAGAACCGATAATGCTGCAATACAAGCCAGGTGATTACCTCCAAAAGTGGTTCCCAGCATCCCATAATTAGGTTTTATATGTGGGGCAATTAATATCCCTCCTATGGGAAAACCGTTACCCATACCTTTTGCTATAGAAATGATATCTGGTGTTATCTCATGATATTGATGTGCAAAAAAATTACCGCTCCTGCCGTAACCCGATTGCACTTCATCAACTATTAAAACAACTCCGAGCTCATGACATAAGGTTTCTAAGGTTGTAAAAAAAGAAGTAGTTCCTTCATCTAGCCCTCCTACTCCTTGTATAGGTTCTATAATCACAGCACACACGTCACCTTTTTCTAATTCAGTTCTTACGAGCTCAATTTGGTTTAACGGCAAAAAAGTGACGTTTTGCTGAGTATTTAATGGTGCATTGATTTTAGCATTATCTGTAGCAGCTACTGCGGCAGATGTTCGCCCGTGAAAACCATTATGAAATGCTACCACCCTTGATTTCCCTGTATAAAAAGAAGCTAGTTTTAATGCATTTTCATTGGCTTCGGCTCCAGAGTTACATAAAAACAATTGATAGTCGTCATATCCCGATAATGCTCCCAGTTTTTTTGCTAATTTCGTTTGTAAGTTATTTTGAACAGCATTAGAATAAAAGCCTATTTTCTCTACCTGTTCTTTTATGTTTTGTACATAGTGAGGATGAGAATGACCTATTGAAATCACTGCATGCCCTCCGTACATATCCAAATATTCTGTTCCATTTTTATCCACAACGGTAGCATTGTAAGCTTTTACAGGCTCTACATCATATAAAGGATACACGTCAAATAATTTCATAATATTAATTGTTGGTTGTTTTTTCTATCTAAAAATTAACTTCAGGTTGTTTTGACAATAACTACTTATATTGGTTCTCGATACATTATGTTATGGCATGGCACTCGAACAAACATCGGTTTCGGAATTCATACTTTGTACTTTTACACTTTTCATTATTTAGTATTCATTATTCTTTACCAGTACATACGCATCAACTAACAACCAAAAACGATCAACTACTTAATTGTGTTTATTTTTTCATAAGAAGCCATCACTCCTTTTATTACCGATGAGCTTAATCCTTGGTGTTCCATCTCATTTAGCCCTTCTATGGTACACCCCTGGGGTGTTGTCACCTTATCGATTTCACGTTCGGGATGAGTTCCATTCTCTGCTACCAATGTTGCAGCTCCTATCGCGGTTTGCACCGCAATGATTTGGGCTTCATGCGGGTGAAATCCCATTTGAATCCCTCCTTGTATCATTGCTCTTAAAAATCTAAGAAAAAATGCTATTCCGCTAGCTCCTAAAACCGTAGCGGCCTGCATTAGACGTTCTTCTATAATTAGCGTTTTACCGATGGTGTCAAACATCTTTTGTACTGTAGTTAATTCTTCTTTTACATCTTCATTAGCTGCAATACAAGTCATTGATAGTTTTTTGGCAGCTCCTGTATTTGGCATTACCCGTACTACTTTATTATTAGGAACTACCTCATTGATTTCGGCAATTGATGTACCTGTTACTGTAGAAATCAATATTTGATCTGTTGTTACTGTATTTTTTATTTCCTGTAAAACAGCATCCAACTGTCTTGGTTGTACACAAAGAATTACCCATTTTGCATTTTTTATAGATGCTACTATATTTTGTGAGGTAGATACTCCTAGTTTTTCTTCAACTTCTTTTAGATTATATTTTGATTTATCTACTACTGTAATATCAGTAGCTTCAAACAAATCACTATTGACCAATCCAGAAATTATTGATTTCCCTAAGTTTCCTCCTCCTATAATTGTTATTGTGTTCATATTATTTTTTTATACGTTTATTTCAATATGAAATTCTGTTACTAAAACGCACTTGCTTTTAATTCTAATCCTGTTTTCTCTTTTAATCCCAACATTAAATTCATATTATGAATCGCTTGTCCAGATGCTCCTTTGATTAAGTTATCGATTACAGATGTGATGAGTAACATTCCATTTTTCTTACTAATGTGTAGTATACATTTATTCGTGTTTACTACTTGTTTTAAATGAATTTCTTCATCAGAAATCACGGTAAACTCAGCCTTTTTATAGTAGGATGCATATAGTTCTTTCGCCTCTTCTTCGCTACCTTCATATTTTGTGTACATAGTGGCATAAATTCCTTTACTAAAATTCCCCCTATTAGGAACAAAGAAAACCGGGGCTTCAAAATCATGTTGCTCTTGTTTAAGGCTTTGCTTAATCTCTCCCAGGTGCTGATGTGAGAATACTTTATAACTAGAAAAATTATTATCTCTCCAACTAAAATGAGTGGTTCCTCCTGGCATTACACCAGCTCCTGTACTTCCTGTTGTAGCATTAATATGTACTGCATCCTTAAGTTTCCCTGCAAAAGCTAATGGTAATAATCCTAACTGAATGGCAGTAGCAAAACATCCCGGGTTTGCAATATTTTTTGCTGATCTGATCTTTTCTTTTTCTAACTCTGGCAAACCATATACAAAATCTCTTCCCAGAAATTCCTGATCATCGTTTAATCTAAAATCATTTCCCAAATCAATTACTTTGGTCATTTTTGAAAACGTATTGGTTTCTAAAAACAATCTTGATCTGCCATGCCCCAGGCACAAAAACAATACATCGACATTTGGGTTTATAGTATCTGTGAACTTAAGATCTATTTCTCCTATCAAATCTGGATGTTGTTTATGAATTGGTACACCAGCATTTGTTGTGCTGTACACAAAATCCAGATGTACTTCTGGGTGATGTACTAATAACCTTAAGAGCTCTCCTGCTGTATATCCAGATCCTCCTATTATTCCTACTTGTATCATGATTCACTTGGGTTTACATTATGATATATCTTATTGGCATTACCGTAGATTTTTATAAAGCCTTTAGCATCATCAGATGTCCAGGAATTATTCATCTCTCCGTATTGCCCGAAGTCTGATTTCATCATATCAAAATCTGATTCAATTCCTTCTAAGGTAAAATGATAAGGTTTCAATTTTACTTTTACCTCTCCTGTTACTGATTTTTGAGAGTCTTCCATAAATACTTCAATATTTCTCATTACCGGATCCAAGTAATTTCCTTCATGTAACAACATACCATACCAGTTGGCTAATTGTTCTTTCCAATATTGTTGCCACTTGGTTAAAACGTGTTTTTCTAAAAGGTGGTGAGCTTTAATGATTACCATTGGTGCCGCTGCTTCAAACCCTACTCTCCCTTTAATACCAATAATTGTATCTCCGACATGAGTATCTCTCCCAATAGCAAAAGCACTGGCAAGTTCTTCCAGTTTCTGAATGGTATTCACCGGGGTATCCTTAATTCCATCTAATCCTACGAGTTCTCCTTTTTCGAAGTTTAATGTGATAACTTCTTCCTTTTCTTTTTGAAGTTGACTGGGGTATGCCGTATCTGGTAATGCACGATGCGAAGAAAGGGTTTCTTTTCCTCCTACACTGGTTCCCCAAATACCTTTATTGATTGAGTACTGTGCCTTTTCCCAGCTGTAGTACACCTCGTGCTTTTCTAGATATTCTACTTCGGCCTGACGAGACAGTTTTAAATCTCTAATCGGAGTAATAATTTCGATCTCTGGAGCTAATGTTTGAAAAATCACATCAAATCTTATCTGATCGTTTCCTGCTCCTGTGCTTCCGTGTGCAATATACTTTGCTCCTATTTTTTTGGCATATTTAATCACCTCTATGGCCTGAAAAATTCGTTCTGCACTTACAGAAAGTGGATATGTATTATTTTTTAATACATTACCATAAATCAGGTATTTAATCGCTTTATCATAAAACTCGTTTAGAATGGTTTTATTTATATGAGATGAGCTGCCCAACTCATAGGCTCTTTTTTCTGTCTCCTTTAGTTCTTTTTCAGAAAAACCACCTGTGTTTACCAAAATGGTATGTACATCCAGATTTTTTTCATGAATAAGATATTTTACACAATACGAGGTATCCAGTCCTCCGCTATATGCTAATACTACTTTTTCCATAACAACAATTGTTTATTGCTTGCAAGCATCGTTTGTTTAATATTTTTTAATCGTTTTAGTACTTTTTTATCGTACCACTTTTCTTTCTTCTTAACTTCTTTTAAAGGGTTGTATAACATACCGGTACACAAGCACATTTTATGCTCTTTAGAAGTTAGAATATCATAATTTGTACACGTTTTACACCCTGCCCAAAACTTGGGGTCATCTGTTAGTTCAGAGAATGTAACAGGTTTATATCCCAAATCAGAATTGATTTTCATTACAGCTAACCCGGTTGTGATACCGAACACTTTGGCCATTGGGTATTTTTTCAAAGAATAATTAAATGTAAATTCTTTGATTTTTTTTGCCAGACCTTGATTTCTAAAATTGGGATGTACTATTAAACCAGAATGTGCTACATATTTTTCATGTCCCCAGATTTCGATATAACAAAACCCTGCAAATTGATTGCCCGATATGGCAATAACTGCATTCCTGTTTTGCATCTTTGTTTGTATATATTCTGGAGTACGCTTAGCTATACCGGTTCCTCTTACTTTGGCAGAATCGGATATTACTTCGCATATTTCCTTTGCATGACGAAAATGATTTTCGTTAGCAATTATTATTTTTACTTTTTCCATAAACGAATCCCGCTTATTAAAGAAGCGTTATATCATTTACATTTTGAATTCGCTATATCGAATTCAAAATGTAAATGATATAACTATTAAAATTAGTGTTGATTTTTCTGAATCCAGGTTGGTATGCGAATCATATCCCGTTATTTGCGTGATAAGAATTCTTACTAAATACTTTAAATAGGTTATGTACACAACTATTTAAAAATTCGGTTTTTCTAAAATGGATTCGATGTCTCTAGGGGAAGTAGGACGCACCTACTTCAAAAGAATATTAGACCCCCAAGGGGCGACGAAAGCGGCGTGTGGGAATAAATGTATTACCAAAATTGTTCAAATATTGAACTTTACTCTCTGTAGATATGTAATTTACCGTTTTCATAATAGTAACTCTAAATCGTCGGCCGTGGCCCCTTTCGTTAACTAGATGGTACAATATTACGTAAAAAATTAATACGGGAAACAAATAAATCGTAAAACTGATTAACTTTTATCGTTTTAATAAAATCATGAACCTTTATCTATCAAATTGATATTCTATACCTTAAGTTTCTAATAAAAAAATAGAAAAGAGTTTTAATATAAAGAACTTAAGGTATATCATATCAAAAACTGAAACAAATCAGGTTTATCATTAAGGTAATCTCCAAAGAAATTAAGGGCCTTCATCCTGGAGACCAAAGGTTCTAAATCTTTCTTGTCTTTTAGTTCAATTCCAACCACTGCGGGGCCATTTTCTCTACTAGATTTTTTCGAATATTCGAAATGTGTGATATCATCATTTGGGCCCAGCACTTCTCCTACAAATTGTTTTAATGCACCCGCTCGTTGTGGAAAACGAACAATGAAATAGTGTTTTAAATCTGCATATAACAAAGCTCTTTCTTTAATCTCTGCAGTACGGGTAATATCATTATTACTACCACTTACAATACACACTACATTTTTGCCTTTGATCTTATCTTTATAAAACTCTAGAGCTGCCAAGGTTAATGCTCCTGCAGGTTCGACTACAATAGCATCTCTATTGTATAAATCTAAAATGGTCTGGCATACCAATCCTTCGGGGACTGTATACATATCAGAGAGGTATTCTTTACAAATATCAAAGTTAAGATCTCCTACTTTCTGAACTGCTGCACCATCGATAAATTTGTCAATATTAAAAATCTCTGTATTCTTATTATTTTGGATAGATGATAACATAGAAGGTGCTCCTTCTGGTTCGACACCAATAATTTTTGTTTTTGGCGATAAGGCTTTCATTGCTCCACATAATCCCGAGGCCAAACCACCGCCACCAATAGCTACAAAAATGTAATCAATAGGTACATCGGTCTGCTTAAAAATCTCAAGCCCTATTGTTCCTTGCCCTTCTATAGTTTTTGGATCCTCAAAAGGATGCACAAAGATTTTTCCTTCAGAAGTACAGGTTTCCATCGCTGCTTTATACGAATCATCAAATGTATCGCCTTCGAGAACAATTTTTACATGATCACCACCAAACATTTGCGTCTGTGCTACCTTTTGTTTTGGGGTTACCGAAGGCATATAAACCGTACCTTCTATTCCCAAATGATGGCAGGCAAATGCCACTCCTTGCGCATGATTACCTGCACTGGCACAAACAACTCCCTTTTCTAGTTCTTCTTTGGTAAGTGAACTTATTTTATTAAAAGCACCTCTTATCTTATACGAACGAACACGTTGAAGATCTTCTCGTTTCAATAAAATATTAGCGTCGTATCTGCGAGAATACCGAATACTATTCATAAGAGGAGTAACCATAGCCACTTCTTTTATCGTTGAAGCTGCCTTTTGGATATCCTCTAATTCAGGGAAATAGGTTGTGGTGGTTATGGTACTCATAATTTAAGTTTACGCTGGTCTTTTATATTATCCTGTTTAATTTTGAAATAGCACTAATAAATAGTTTCTTTTACACCTATTTTTCGTTAAAAAATATAACCGTAGCTATGGCTATGCTAATATTTTTTGTCTTGAATACGTGCAAAATAAATTCAATTTCTACACGCACGATTTCAAAGTTAAACTGGGGTATTCTTGCCGGCTCAGATCCATCAAAGGTTACACAATACACATCTCAAAACTCTAACAGACCTGGCCTGACAAAATTAAATGTATTATACTATAGGCTTCATTGCTGTCATCGATGCTCTTAGTCGAGAGCCAACAACTTCTATAGGGTGATTTCTTATAATTGCATTTACTTCTATTAGCTTAGCATTATCTACTCCATTCTCTTTTCCTTCATCGTATGCTTTTCCGATAACATCGGTATCTATTTTTTTCATAAAATCTGCTAGTAAAGGCTTACAAGCATGATCAAATAAATAACAACCGTATTCTGCAGTATCAGAGATCACACGATTCATTTCAAACAATTTCTTACGTGCAATCGTATTGGCAATAAGCGGAGTTTCGTGTAATGACTCGTAATATGCAGACTCTTCAATAATTCCAGAATCTGTCATTGCTTCAAAAGCCAGTTCAACTCCTGCTCTTACCATAGCTACCATTAATACACCATTATCATAGAATTCTTGTTCAGAAATTTCAATATCTCCTGCAGGAGTTTTCTCGAATGCCGTCTCTCCTGTTGCTGCTCTCC is a window encoding:
- a CDS encoding M20 family metallo-hydrolase, with protein sequence MEKLTREAIELLHHLIETPSFSSEEEKTAQLIENWFIQNDIPFERENNNIWAYNTYFDESKPTILLNSHHDTVKPNGNYTNDPFKAFVEEGKLFGLGSNDAGGCLVALLATFTYFYNREGLHYNFVIVASAEEESSGPLGLKSVLKYLKNVAFGIVGEPTLMQLAVAEKGLLVLDISVKGTASHAAHPNEDNAIYNALQVIEWFKTYEFKKISENLGKVKATVTQINAGKQHNVVPASCDLVVDIRVNDSYTNKEVLDIVKQHMPKYVEVAPRSLDLGSSSIAVDHPIVKSGIALGRSTYGSPTLSDQSVLSCPSLKLGPGDSTRSHSANEFIYVDELKEGIELYIKILEGIV
- the argB gene encoding acetylglutamate kinase — encoded protein: MREHLKKRLLVAKIGGNIIEDPEALTSFLEDFSKVEGPKILVHGGGKSATRLAAQLGIKTEMIDGRRITSAENLDIVVMTYAGLLNKTIVAGLQHHHCNALGLTGTDANVIMAKKRPVQFVDYGYVGDVVNVNGNTIKAFLNQGITPVFCAVTHDGQGQLFNTNADTIASEIASEMSADYEVSLFYCFELKGVLENIEDKDSVIEHIDLERYTALREAEVITEGMLPKLQNCFDALQKKVSTVHIANADFIKDNTTKHTTLSL
- a CDS encoding N-acetylornithine carbamoyltransferase; its protein translation is MNNYFSIQDIDSLPVWVEEAIAIKKTPLSNMALGKDKTIGLLFFNPSLRTRLSTQKAALNLGMNVMVMNFTGEGWSLEYGDGTIMDQGNSEHVKEAAQVVSQYCDVLGVRAFAKLEDRDDDYSEKVLHGFMNYASIPVINMESATRHPLQALTDAITISEYKKTDKPKVVLSWAPHPKALPQAVANSFVEMMQRMDADFVITHPVGFELASQITKQVPIDYNQENALKDADFVYVKNWSAYQEYGKVIDNDPSWKITNTKMKLTNDAKFMHCLPVRRNVVVDDAVLDSKNSIVIEQANNRTYAAQLVLKKILEKS
- a CDS encoding aspartate aminotransferase family protein — encoded protein: MKLFDVYPLYDVEPVKAYNATVVDKNGTEYLDMYGGHAVISIGHSHPHYVQNIKEQVEKIGFYSNAVQNNLQTKLAKKLGALSGYDDYQLFLCNSGAEANENALKLASFYTGKSRVVAFHNGFHGRTSAAVAATDNAKINAPLNTQQNVTFLPLNQIELVRTELEKGDVCAVIIEPIQGVGGLDEGTTSFFTTLETLCHELGVVLIVDEVQSGYGRSGNFFAHQYHEITPDIISIAKGMGNGFPIGGILIAPHIKPNYGMLGTTFGGNHLACIAALSVLEVIETENLIDNARLTGAYFESKAHQIPGVQKVKGKGLMLGLEFDFEVSELRKRLIYEEHIFTGGAMNKKLLRILPPLTIGKKQIDQFINALQSVLVEKPMI
- the proC gene encoding pyrroline-5-carboxylate reductase; this encodes MNTITIIGGGNLGKSIISGLVNSDLFEATDITVVDKSKYNLKEVEEKLGVSTSQNIVASIKNAKWVILCVQPRQLDAVLQEIKNTVTTDQILISTVTGTSIAEINEVVPNNKVVRVMPNTGAAKKLSMTCIAANEDVKEELTTVQKMFDTIGKTLIIEERLMQAATVLGASGIAFFLRFLRAMIQGGIQMGFHPHEAQIIAVQTAIGAATLVAENGTHPEREIDKVTTPQGCTIEGLNEMEHQGLSSSVIKGVMASYEKINTIK
- the argC gene encoding N-acetyl-gamma-glutamyl-phosphate reductase translates to MIQVGIIGGSGYTAGELLRLLVHHPEVHLDFVYSTTNAGVPIHKQHPDLIGEIDLKFTDTINPNVDVLFLCLGHGRSRLFLETNTFSKMTKVIDLGNDFRLNDDQEFLGRDFVYGLPELEKEKIRSAKNIANPGCFATAIQLGLLPLAFAGKLKDAVHINATTGSTGAGVMPGGTTHFSWRDNNFSSYKVFSHQHLGEIKQSLKQEQHDFEAPVFFVPNRGNFSKGIYATMYTKYEGSEEEAKELYASYYKKAEFTVISDEEIHLKQVVNTNKCILHISKKNGMLLITSVIDNLIKGASGQAIHNMNLMLGLKEKTGLELKASAF
- a CDS encoding argininosuccinate synthase, producing the protein MEKVVLAYSGGLDTSYCVKYLIHEKNLDVHTILVNTGGFSEKELKETEKRAYELGSSSHINKTILNEFYDKAIKYLIYGNVLKNNTYPLSVSAERIFQAIEVIKYAKKIGAKYIAHGSTGAGNDQIRFDVIFQTLAPEIEIITPIRDLKLSRQAEVEYLEKHEVYYSWEKAQYSINKGIWGTSVGGKETLSSHRALPDTAYPSQLQKEKEEVITLNFEKGELVGLDGIKDTPVNTIQKLEELASAFAIGRDTHVGDTIIGIKGRVGFEAAAPMVIIKAHHLLEKHVLTKWQQYWKEQLANWYGMLLHEGNYLDPVMRNIEVFMEDSQKSVTGEVKVKLKPYHFTLEGIESDFDMMKSDFGQYGEMNNSWTSDDAKGFIKIYGNANKIYHNVNPSES
- a CDS encoding GNAT family N-acetyltransferase is translated as MEKVKIIIANENHFRHAKEICEVISDSAKVRGTGIAKRTPEYIQTKMQNRNAVIAISGNQFAGFCYIEIWGHEKYVAHSGLIVHPNFRNQGLAKKIKEFTFNYSLKKYPMAKVFGITTGLAVMKINSDLGYKPVTFSELTDDPKFWAGCKTCTNYDILTSKEHKMCLCTGMLYNPLKEVKKKEKWYDKKVLKRLKNIKQTMLASNKQLLLWKK
- the ilvA gene encoding threonine ammonia-lyase IlvA: MSTITTTTYFPELEDIQKAASTIKEVAMVTPLMNSIRYSRRYDANILLKREDLQRVRSYKIRGAFNKISSLTKEELEKGVVCASAGNHAQGVAFACHHLGIEGTVYMPSVTPKQKVAQTQMFGGDHVKIVLEGDTFDDSYKAAMETCTSEGKIFVHPFEDPKTIEGQGTIGLEIFKQTDVPIDYIFVAIGGGGLASGLCGAMKALSPKTKIIGVEPEGAPSMLSSIQNNKNTEIFNIDKFIDGAAVQKVGDLNFDICKEYLSDMYTVPEGLVCQTILDLYNRDAIVVEPAGALTLAALEFYKDKIKGKNVVCIVSGSNNDITRTAEIKERALLYADLKHYFIVRFPQRAGALKQFVGEVLGPNDDITHFEYSKKSSRENGPAVVGIELKDKKDLEPLVSRMKALNFFGDYLNDKPDLFQFLI